A genomic window from Rhodococcus sp. KBS0724 includes:
- a CDS encoding zinc-dependent alcohol dehydrogenase family protein, giving the protein MSRVVVFNEFGGPEVLQIVEEPVAVPAAGELRIKIEAIGINRLDQMMRSGSYPGPVHLPRSRLGCEGTGLVDAVGSAVEGFSVGDAVIVTAVPDMDVNGTYAEYVLMPANAVIARPEGLDATSAAALWVAYSTAYGALVEKAKMQPGDHVVITAASSAVGLAAIQIANLIGAIPIAITRHAAKKDILLAAGAAVAVATDRDDVVDVVREYTHGAGADIILDSVMGPGLVDLAKVAKFGGTLVAVGWLDPRPAEFPMNWPLTIFGYMSFEHVLDSEVVHRIATFLSAGIRTGALKPTVDKVFRLDDIVDAHHYLDQGQQVGKIVVTL; this is encoded by the coding sequence ATGTCCCGAGTTGTCGTGTTCAACGAGTTCGGTGGTCCAGAAGTCCTGCAGATCGTCGAAGAGCCGGTCGCAGTCCCCGCTGCGGGCGAGCTGAGGATAAAGATCGAGGCTATCGGTATCAACCGTTTGGACCAGATGATGCGTTCAGGTTCCTATCCCGGTCCTGTTCATTTACCGCGGAGCCGACTTGGCTGTGAAGGCACAGGACTAGTCGATGCTGTGGGTTCGGCAGTGGAGGGGTTCAGCGTTGGCGATGCGGTCATCGTCACAGCAGTACCCGATATGGACGTCAACGGGACGTACGCCGAGTATGTGTTGATGCCGGCCAACGCGGTCATCGCGCGGCCCGAGGGGTTGGACGCCACCAGCGCTGCCGCGCTGTGGGTGGCGTATTCCACCGCTTACGGTGCGCTCGTCGAGAAAGCCAAGATGCAACCCGGCGACCATGTCGTGATCACAGCCGCCTCCAGCGCGGTCGGCTTGGCTGCCATTCAGATCGCCAACCTGATCGGCGCGATCCCCATCGCGATCACCCGGCACGCTGCGAAGAAAGACATCCTGTTGGCGGCCGGTGCCGCTGTGGCCGTCGCTACCGACCGCGACGACGTGGTTGACGTGGTTCGCGAATACACCCACGGGGCTGGAGCGGACATCATTCTGGACTCGGTCATGGGACCCGGGCTGGTCGATCTGGCCAAGGTTGCGAAGTTCGGTGGCACCCTGGTAGCGGTGGGCTGGTTGGACCCCCGTCCCGCGGAGTTTCCCATGAACTGGCCCCTGACCATCTTCGGCTACATGAGCTTCGAGCATGTCCTCGACAGCGAGGTGGTGCATCGTATCGCGACATTCCTGTCTGCCGGTATCCGAACTGGTGCGCTCAAACCGACCGTTGACAAAGTATTCCGTCTCGACGACATTGTTGACGCGCACCACTACCTCGATCAGGGGCAGCAGGTTGGCAAGATCGTTGTAACACTCTGA
- a CDS encoding MarR family winged helix-turn-helix transcriptional regulator, translating to MSEESELSEAEVLGRLSFVTNARMEARASEAGLSIQQMRLLGILRDREPTINELTVHLGVDKSSVSGLVIRAERSGFVTRTQHEQDGRAVRVRLEPAGRALIDAASSRFESDVENTFAALTGPERARWLALTVRLLKAEANERGLGL from the coding sequence GTGAGTGAAGAGAGCGAACTGTCCGAGGCCGAGGTTCTGGGGCGGCTCTCGTTCGTGACGAACGCGCGTATGGAAGCGCGCGCTTCGGAGGCGGGGCTGTCGATTCAGCAGATGCGTCTACTGGGCATCCTGCGTGACCGCGAACCGACCATCAACGAACTCACAGTGCATCTGGGTGTAGATAAATCCAGCGTGAGCGGTCTGGTGATCCGCGCCGAGCGCAGCGGTTTCGTAACCCGCACGCAGCATGAGCAGGACGGGCGGGCGGTTCGTGTGCGTCTGGAGCCTGCCGGTCGAGCCTTGATCGACGCTGCGAGCTCCCGGTTCGAGAGCGACGTGGAAAATACCTTCGCGGCCTTGACCGGGCCGGAGCGGGCACGCTGGCTCGCACTCACTGTCCGCCTGCTCAAGGCGGAGGCAAATGAGCGTGGCCTCGGCCTATAG
- a CDS encoding MFS transporter translates to MTDPDIGESETVRTRSATLDMEELSSGPKALSQATVLLLAVVCGAAVANIYYAQPLLPVIAQSLGVSQGASGLVVTVSQVGYALSLALLVPLGDVLERRRLVTVLLGASAAALLGAAASPALASLLAAIAVVGVTSAVAQIVVPLAASLAPSHQRGAVVGTVTSGLLIGIMIARTIAGLLAEIGDWHLVYVFAAVLMAVLAVVLRLVLDPVPPSEHTTYPQLLRSVLTLVRSESLLRRRMVLAAAGMGCFTVLWTASSFLLADEPYAYGPAAIGLFGLAGVVGAFAAMGAGRLADRGRGRQVTTGGLILLTVSWPVLAIADMGGLGGLIALVAGIVVLNLAQQSLLISHQSAIYHRAPHARSRVTTALMVSAFAGSTVASALTAALYPVVGWLGMCVLGMVIALIGVGTWVLEILHPSPSGPLAVPSATAGTTGTRQSPISVNRQGVDRV, encoded by the coding sequence ATGACTGATCCAGATATAGGTGAGAGTGAAACGGTCCGAACTCGCTCAGCGACCTTGGATATGGAGGAATTATCCAGTGGCCCAAAGGCTTTGAGTCAGGCGACCGTATTGTTGCTGGCGGTGGTCTGTGGCGCGGCAGTGGCGAACATCTACTACGCCCAGCCGTTGCTCCCGGTGATTGCGCAGTCGCTCGGGGTGTCCCAGGGGGCCAGTGGACTGGTGGTTACTGTCTCGCAGGTCGGCTATGCGCTGTCATTGGCGCTCTTGGTGCCTCTGGGTGATGTGCTCGAACGGCGTCGCCTGGTGACTGTGCTGCTCGGCGCGAGTGCCGCCGCTCTCCTCGGTGCGGCCGCGTCCCCGGCACTCGCATCGCTGCTCGCCGCGATCGCGGTGGTCGGGGTTACTTCTGCGGTGGCGCAAATCGTTGTGCCGCTGGCCGCGTCGCTGGCGCCGAGCCACCAGCGTGGGGCAGTGGTAGGCACAGTGACGAGCGGTCTGCTCATCGGAATCATGATTGCGCGGACAATCGCCGGGCTGCTTGCCGAAATCGGCGATTGGCATCTGGTGTACGTCTTCGCCGCGGTCCTGATGGCAGTCCTGGCAGTTGTGTTGCGGCTGGTCCTGGACCCCGTACCACCCTCGGAGCACACTACTTATCCTCAACTTCTGCGCTCCGTGCTGACGTTGGTGCGTTCCGAATCTCTGCTTCGCAGGCGCATGGTCTTGGCAGCGGCCGGTATGGGCTGCTTCACCGTTCTCTGGACCGCGTCGTCGTTCCTGCTGGCCGACGAGCCGTATGCGTATGGGCCCGCGGCCATCGGATTGTTCGGACTGGCCGGGGTCGTCGGAGCTTTCGCCGCGATGGGTGCCGGTAGGCTCGCCGACCGCGGGCGCGGCCGTCAGGTGACTACGGGCGGATTGATCCTGCTGACCGTCAGCTGGCCTGTGCTCGCCATCGCCGACATGGGCGGACTGGGTGGCTTGATCGCGCTGGTTGCTGGAATCGTGGTGCTCAACTTAGCTCAGCAGTCCTTGTTGATCAGCCACCAGAGCGCGATTTACCACCGAGCCCCGCATGCTCGGAGCAGGGTGACGACAGCCCTTATGGTTTCCGCATTCGCCGGCAGCACCGTCGCCTCAGCGTTGACGGCGGCGCTGTACCCGGTCGTAGGGTGGCTGGGGATGTGCGTGCTCGGCATGGTGATTGCGCTAATCGGTGTCGGGACGTGGGTATTGGAGATTCTCCACCCCAGCCCTTCCGGACCGCTTGCCGTGCCGTCGGCCACAGCAGGCACCACCGGAACTCGACAGAGCCCGATCTCCGTCAACCGTCAAGGGGTCGACCGTGTCTGA
- a CDS encoding thiolase C-terminal domain-containing protein, whose product MACRKREFRRHQHDGTVLPGGRLSVSLSGGLKSKGHPVGATGVSQHVLAAMQLSCTVGAMQLGSARRSVVHNMGGPAVANYVSVLDAV is encoded by the coding sequence GTGGCCTGTAGAAAGCGGGAATTCCGGCGCCACCAGCACGACGGCACAGTGCTGCCGGGTGGTCGGCTATCCGTCAGCCTATCCGGTGGTCTCAAATCCAAGGGGCATCCGGTGGGCGCAACGGGAGTTTCCCAACATGTTCTGGCGGCAATGCAACTCAGCTGCACCGTCGGGGCCATGCAGCTGGGCTCTGCTCGCCGCAGTGTGGTGCACAACATGGGTGGGCCGGCGGTTGCAAACTACGTGAGTGTTCTCGACGCTGTTTAA
- a CDS encoding zinc-binding alcohol dehydrogenase family protein, producing the protein MEHINAALIESLGEPPRYRSVPAPQADPHHEVAEVLAVGIHPVTRAIASGSHYASSGTLPFIPGIDGVVRRADGSLAYVGGPGSGTMAERILINPRSAVPLPADADPATVAASMNPAMSSWIALHARVPFRPGQSVLVIGATGAAGSIAIKVARHLGAGQVIAAGRNQERLHQLLSEGADKVVSLSPDDDVTTAALAGAAADVDIVLDYVWGAPTELAMRAILDARTDHTQLLDWVHIGGTGGPTITLDGSDLRSNALRLSGSGFGSIDMQHAGLPELASAVASGALTIRPRPAALVDIEEAWTYQNSPGERTVIIP; encoded by the coding sequence ATGGAACACATCAATGCCGCCCTCATCGAGTCACTCGGAGAACCGCCGCGCTATCGGTCCGTCCCTGCGCCACAGGCTGATCCACACCATGAGGTGGCGGAGGTGCTCGCCGTCGGGATCCACCCGGTCACTCGGGCAATCGCCTCGGGTAGTCACTACGCCAGTTCGGGGACGCTCCCCTTCATCCCCGGCATCGACGGCGTCGTTCGCAGGGCAGATGGGTCACTCGCCTACGTCGGCGGCCCAGGCAGCGGCACGATGGCCGAGAGAATACTCATCAACCCTCGCTCCGCCGTCCCCCTGCCCGCGGACGCAGACCCCGCGACCGTGGCAGCCTCGATGAATCCGGCGATGTCGTCCTGGATTGCGCTTCACGCCCGTGTTCCGTTCAGGCCTGGCCAGTCAGTACTGGTGATCGGTGCCACCGGCGCCGCCGGATCAATCGCGATCAAGGTCGCGCGCCATCTCGGAGCCGGACAAGTGATCGCGGCCGGCCGCAACCAAGAGCGCCTCCACCAACTCCTTTCCGAAGGGGCAGACAAGGTTGTTTCGCTTTCCCCGGACGATGACGTGACCACCGCGGCACTCGCCGGCGCCGCGGCCGACGTCGACATCGTCCTCGACTACGTATGGGGAGCGCCGACGGAACTCGCCATGCGCGCCATCCTCGACGCGCGTACGGATCACACCCAACTGCTCGACTGGGTGCACATCGGTGGCACCGGAGGACCTACGATCACGCTTGACGGTTCCGATCTCCGGTCAAATGCCCTTCGGCTCAGCGGAAGCGGATTCGGCTCCATCGACATGCAGCACGCCGGTCTGCCCGAGCTCGCCTCGGCCGTCGCTTCGGGCGCATTGACGATCCGCCCGCGCCCCGCCGCCCTCGTAGACATCGAAGAAGCATGGACGTATCAGAACTCGCCAGGCGAGAGGACCGTCATCATTCCCTGA
- a CDS encoding D-2-hydroxyacid dehydrogenase family protein codes for MSEIRRVAILDDYQGVARQYADWNALPDGAHVAVFTEPLGDPDDVIAALRPFDVIVAMRERTAFPAAIISRLPDLQLLVTTGPANAAIDVAAARQRGIVVSGTRGAGLTSTAELTWGLIHALARSVPAEDRSVREGAWQRTVGRDLHGARLGVIGLGGVGTRVARVGLAFGMDVVAWSSNLDDVHARALGVTPVGKEELLTTSDVVTVHLKLSARTAGLLGREELALMRPDAFLVNTSRSAVVDEEALLAALHAGVIGGAGLDVHSIEPLPADSPWRTSPRTVLTPHLGYVTEGAYKIFYADALKNILAYGAGTPIRVVDQ; via the coding sequence GTGTCTGAAATCCGCCGAGTGGCGATCCTCGACGACTACCAGGGAGTCGCACGCCAGTACGCCGACTGGAACGCTTTGCCGGACGGTGCTCACGTCGCTGTGTTCACTGAACCCCTGGGCGATCCCGACGACGTGATAGCTGCACTGCGGCCGTTCGACGTCATTGTTGCCATGCGTGAGCGCACCGCGTTTCCTGCCGCGATCATCAGCCGGCTGCCGGATCTGCAACTGCTGGTGACGACCGGTCCTGCCAATGCGGCTATCGACGTGGCGGCGGCCAGGCAGCGAGGGATCGTGGTGTCGGGCACGCGCGGGGCAGGACTGACCTCGACAGCCGAGCTGACCTGGGGGCTGATCCACGCACTTGCCCGCTCCGTCCCCGCCGAGGACCGCAGTGTACGTGAGGGAGCTTGGCAGCGGACCGTCGGGCGCGACCTGCACGGCGCCCGTCTCGGTGTTATCGGGCTCGGCGGCGTCGGCACCCGCGTGGCGCGGGTAGGGCTCGCTTTCGGGATGGACGTCGTTGCGTGGAGCAGCAACCTCGACGACGTGCACGCTCGAGCTTTAGGTGTCACTCCGGTCGGCAAGGAGGAATTGCTGACGACCTCCGATGTGGTGACGGTTCACCTCAAACTTTCCGCCCGCACTGCCGGGCTTCTGGGTCGAGAAGAGCTGGCACTCATGCGACCGGATGCGTTCCTGGTCAACACCTCTCGTAGTGCTGTCGTCGACGAGGAGGCGCTACTCGCGGCCCTCCACGCCGGGGTGATCGGCGGGGCCGGCCTTGACGTCCACTCCATCGAGCCGCTCCCAGCAGACTCGCCGTGGCGAACCTCCCCGCGCACGGTGCTCACCCCGCATCTCGGATACGTCACCGAGGGGGCCTACAAGATCTTCTACGCCGACGCGCTCAAGAACATCCTCGCCTACGGCGCCGGTACGCCGATCCGCGTGGTCGACCAGTGA
- a CDS encoding HutD family protein codes for MPLPTELIRRGDRRRVPWKNGAGVTDEIAVDATVAPRWRVSVADLGDAATEFSAFEGRSRVFTVIGAYGVTFEWRGGTTAIEPLQPFGFDGERTPRCIPDGTTSAFNVMVDRRTTTASVSVHDLVDSTVDTDIHAVTVFYVHSGRVEAGSRSADAGDCIVIRLDSVEIRGTGKVLIAEIRDRPIPG; via the coding sequence GTGCCACTCCCCACCGAACTGATCCGGCGCGGAGACCGCCGACGAGTACCGTGGAAAAACGGCGCGGGCGTGACCGACGAGATCGCAGTCGACGCCACGGTGGCACCTCGGTGGCGCGTGAGCGTCGCTGATCTCGGCGACGCCGCAACAGAGTTCTCCGCATTCGAGGGCCGCAGCCGCGTGTTCACCGTCATCGGCGCATACGGTGTCACGTTCGAATGGAGGGGCGGAACAACCGCGATCGAACCGCTGCAGCCGTTCGGCTTCGACGGCGAGAGAACCCCCAGGTGCATCCCGGATGGCACGACAAGTGCATTCAACGTCATGGTGGACCGACGTACGACGACAGCATCCGTGTCCGTGCACGACCTCGTCGACTCTACTGTGGACACGGATATACACGCTGTCACCGTCTTCTACGTGCACAGCGGCCGTGTCGAAGCCGGATCTCGGTCGGCCGACGCAGGAGACTGCATCGTCATTCGCCTCGACTCGGTCGAAATCCGCGGGACCGGAAAGGTTCTCATCGCCGAAATTCGCGATCGGCCAATCCCAGGGTGA
- a CDS encoding FAD-binding oxidoreductase — MSDTTKFLIIGGGLEGLAIAYSLAERGETDVLVLERDTLCSGMTGKSSGVVRCHYGTPSLAAMSWYGIDTFTRATEIFDDDMAFRQCGYVVGVAENNVKPLEANIAMMQRLGIATEFIAHDKMAELWPGLHLDDFALFAYEPLGGRGEAYMAGMAFAATARKMGVKIRQSTPVVSLLQNSAGTVYGATLTDGSEVHAEHVILATGPWAPTLAAGVGVDIDVKAQRAQLVLVDQGAPTPEVPVLSDLAGLQYICREPNGELLVGNSDHQAPEYIDPDKYVNRADDAAIEKNIMKLGHRLPDMPDPRITSSYVGAYDVTPDYNPIIGPSPADGLFLATGFSGHGFKISPAVGKLVADLLIDGHTTLPNVNAADFRYSRFAEDDFLFSLHPYEGAGEMR, encoded by the coding sequence GTGAGCGACACGACCAAGTTCTTGATCATCGGCGGCGGCCTGGAAGGACTGGCCATCGCGTATTCCCTTGCAGAACGAGGGGAAACCGACGTTCTGGTTCTCGAGCGGGATACTCTGTGCTCGGGCATGACCGGCAAGTCCAGCGGCGTCGTTCGCTGCCACTACGGCACACCGTCATTGGCCGCAATGTCCTGGTACGGCATCGATACCTTTACTCGCGCCACCGAAATCTTCGACGACGACATGGCATTTCGACAGTGTGGATACGTCGTCGGAGTTGCCGAGAACAATGTCAAACCGCTCGAAGCCAACATCGCCATGATGCAGCGCCTGGGCATTGCCACCGAATTCATCGCTCACGACAAGATGGCCGAGCTGTGGCCGGGTCTGCACCTCGACGACTTCGCGCTGTTCGCCTACGAACCACTCGGCGGTCGCGGCGAGGCATACATGGCGGGCATGGCATTTGCCGCAACCGCCCGTAAGATGGGCGTCAAGATCCGACAAAGCACCCCCGTCGTGTCACTGTTGCAGAACTCGGCAGGTACGGTCTACGGCGCTACCTTGACCGACGGTTCCGAGGTACATGCCGAGCACGTCATCCTCGCCACCGGCCCATGGGCACCCACCCTCGCCGCGGGCGTCGGTGTCGACATCGACGTCAAAGCTCAACGTGCACAACTGGTTCTGGTCGATCAAGGTGCTCCCACACCGGAAGTTCCGGTACTCTCGGATCTGGCTGGGCTACAGTACATCTGCCGAGAGCCCAACGGCGAACTCCTTGTCGGAAACTCCGATCATCAGGCGCCGGAGTACATCGACCCGGACAAGTACGTCAATCGCGCCGACGACGCTGCGATCGAGAAGAACATCATGAAGCTCGGACACCGGTTGCCCGACATGCCGGACCCACGGATCACCAGCTCGTACGTCGGCGCCTATGACGTGACGCCGGACTACAACCCGATCATCGGGCCCTCTCCTGCCGACGGGCTGTTCCTCGCGACCGGATTCTCCGGCCATGGATTCAAGATCTCTCCCGCAGTCGGCAAGCTTGTCGCCGATCTGCTGATCGACGGCCACACCACACTCCCCAACGTCAACGCGGCGGACTTCCGCTACTCGCGGTTCGCCGAGGACGACTTCCTCTTCAGCCTTCATCCCTATGAAGGTGCAGGCGAAATGCGTTGA
- a CDS encoding SDR family oxidoreductase produces the protein MNTTQQTTSTAQIIAGTPLAGRVAVVTGASSGIGAATAQRFAELGATVALIARRGDRIDALEDHIRANGGTALALPTDITDRDAVLATANRIANELGTVDLLFANAGVQLISGISDLAVADWEAQIDLNIKGTMNTIAAFVGPLQAAAASGGPADLIVTSSTAAVRYLEGFQVYSATKAYLTQLTRLLRMELGRKKIRVSAIEPGMVDTELPDHVTDTSASKLMADLIEQIDVLQSEDIAEAVAFIASVPKHVNLTEIHILPTEQAI, from the coding sequence GTGAACACAACACAGCAGACCACCAGCACCGCCCAGATCATCGCCGGGACACCCCTCGCCGGCCGAGTCGCCGTCGTCACCGGAGCCTCCAGCGGCATCGGTGCCGCCACCGCGCAGCGCTTCGCCGAACTCGGCGCCACAGTCGCTCTCATCGCCCGCCGCGGCGACCGCATCGATGCACTGGAAGATCACATTCGCGCCAATGGCGGCACAGCTCTTGCACTTCCGACCGACATCACCGACCGCGACGCCGTCCTTGCGACCGCGAATCGGATCGCCAACGAACTCGGCACAGTTGACCTTCTCTTCGCCAACGCAGGTGTGCAGCTCATCTCCGGAATCAGCGACCTCGCCGTCGCGGACTGGGAGGCTCAAATCGATCTCAACATCAAAGGCACAATGAACACCATCGCGGCGTTCGTCGGCCCATTGCAAGCGGCCGCCGCATCAGGAGGACCGGCAGACCTCATCGTCACATCCTCAACCGCCGCCGTCCGATATCTCGAAGGATTCCAGGTGTACTCGGCCACCAAGGCGTACCTCACGCAGCTCACCCGACTGCTCCGAATGGAACTCGGCAGAAAGAAGATCCGCGTTTCCGCCATCGAACCAGGCATGGTCGACACCGAACTCCCCGACCATGTAACCGACACCTCTGCAAGCAAGCTCATGGCTGACCTCATCGAACAGATCGACGTGCTGCAGTCCGAGGACATCGCCGAAGCTGTTGCATTCATCGCTTCCGTGCCCAAGCACGTGAACCTCACCGAAATCCACATCCTCCCTACGGAACAGGCCATCTGA
- a CDS encoding helix-turn-helix transcriptional regulator, with protein sequence MPHADLGQFLQTRRARVQPELLGIPLVGHRRVPGLRRDEVAMDADISVDYYRRMEQGRERHPSEQILASLARTLRLTLDEQRHLYTLAGVAWKLDGEAVNPPVPQELLMLLQTWQEAGAIVLDPVLDVIALNAHAEDLFSGFDARRNLLEMVLLDPFGRSFFVDWEASARSTVANLRASADFGATPARFRELIEKLRRNSPEFPAFWAMHDVQPKTYETKELFHHERGLLTIDFHAFGVSSAPGHQLLVYRERLENGS encoded by the coding sequence ATGCCGCATGCAGACTTGGGACAATTCCTCCAGACCCGACGCGCAAGGGTTCAGCCCGAATTGCTCGGCATTCCACTTGTCGGGCATCGACGCGTTCCGGGCCTTCGGCGCGACGAGGTAGCGATGGATGCCGACATCAGCGTGGACTACTACCGGCGTATGGAGCAGGGGCGGGAACGTCACCCTTCCGAACAGATCCTCGCGTCCTTGGCGCGCACGCTGAGGCTCACGCTCGATGAGCAACGACATCTCTACACCCTCGCCGGTGTCGCATGGAAACTCGATGGCGAGGCTGTGAACCCTCCTGTGCCCCAGGAACTTCTCATGCTGCTTCAGACATGGCAGGAGGCAGGAGCAATTGTCCTTGATCCCGTCCTCGATGTCATCGCGCTCAACGCGCACGCTGAGGACTTGTTCAGTGGATTCGATGCAAGAAGGAATCTTCTGGAGATGGTGCTTCTCGACCCATTTGGGCGCTCGTTCTTCGTTGATTGGGAAGCGTCGGCGCGTTCTACTGTGGCGAATTTACGGGCTAGCGCTGATTTCGGAGCTACTCCGGCGAGGTTTCGTGAACTCATCGAGAAATTGCGTCGGAACAGTCCGGAATTTCCGGCGTTCTGGGCCATGCACGACGTTCAGCCGAAGACGTACGAAACAAAGGAACTGTTTCATCACGAACGAGGTCTTCTGACAATCGATTTCCACGCTTTTGGTGTGTCGAGTGCGCCCGGGCACCAGCTCCTCGTTTACCGGGAACGCTTGGAGAACGGATCGTGA
- a CDS encoding MBL fold metallo-hydrolase → MTTQETHDRLNATDSAERDDRVRHDGPSCDDSGFRVPGLWTRTLGELTLSYLPDAGVTMIPDRLYPSSTEEEWGEHGPHMTGAGHLSMGCGALLVERGDTRLLIDAGHGHISGDEVEHFQHAFGHVRDLPASLAALGVDPAGLEMVAFTHFHGDHTGWARPDATGDSRSLFSTARWMVGEGELESVADGAAPVLAGQNERTVVVTDGTEIADGIRAWSLPGHTPGHTAWILDTGDGREVVAFGDALHSPVQVMHPDWEVLLDADRNEAERSRLRLIDYLTREGVYGFGVHFADQQMGTVESGRWRPWTDAIDAR, encoded by the coding sequence GTGACCACGCAAGAAACGCACGATCGACTGAACGCGACGGACAGTGCCGAGAGGGACGATCGTGTGCGGCATGACGGCCCGAGTTGCGACGACTCAGGATTCCGGGTGCCCGGACTCTGGACACGCACGCTGGGTGAACTGACCCTGAGCTACCTCCCGGATGCAGGAGTGACGATGATCCCGGACCGGCTGTACCCGTCCTCCACGGAAGAGGAATGGGGCGAGCACGGCCCGCATATGACCGGCGCCGGCCACCTGTCCATGGGATGTGGAGCCCTACTAGTAGAGAGGGGCGACACCCGGTTGCTCATCGACGCCGGCCACGGCCACATCTCCGGTGACGAAGTGGAGCATTTCCAGCACGCCTTCGGTCATGTCCGGGACCTTCCTGCATCACTCGCGGCGCTGGGCGTGGACCCGGCCGGGTTGGAGATGGTTGCCTTCACCCACTTCCACGGCGACCACACCGGGTGGGCCCGACCCGACGCCACCGGGGACTCCCGGAGCCTGTTCAGCACGGCGCGGTGGATGGTCGGCGAGGGAGAATTGGAGAGCGTCGCGGACGGAGCGGCGCCGGTACTAGCCGGTCAGAACGAACGAACAGTCGTCGTGACTGACGGGACCGAAATCGCGGACGGTATCCGAGCGTGGTCCCTCCCCGGACATACCCCGGGACACACCGCCTGGATCCTCGACACCGGTGACGGCCGGGAGGTCGTGGCATTCGGTGACGCCCTGCACTCACCAGTCCAGGTGATGCACCCCGATTGGGAGGTGCTCCTCGACGCCGACAGAAACGAGGCCGAACGCTCACGGCTCCGGCTCATCGACTACCTCACGAGAGAAGGGGTATACGGCTTCGGTGTTCACTTCGCGGATCAGCAAATGGGGACCGTGGAATCCGGGCGTTGGCGCCCCTGGACCGACGCGATAGACGCTCGCTGA
- a CDS encoding helix-turn-helix domain-containing protein gives MDPMTGDVLFVDCPARLAIEIIADKWSVVVVFALSQQPCRHSELVDRIGGISRKVLTQTLRKLQGYGLVEHQSSTTTPTLSKYQLTELGRTLIEPIEVLTEWARMHGEAVADFQESEQARPLGEQR, from the coding sequence ATGGATCCGATGACTGGAGATGTTCTATTCGTCGACTGCCCCGCCCGTCTGGCAATCGAGATCATCGCCGACAAATGGTCCGTCGTCGTGGTGTTCGCACTCAGTCAACAACCGTGCCGCCACAGTGAACTCGTCGATCGCATCGGTGGCATCTCGCGAAAGGTGCTCACCCAGACGCTGCGCAAACTCCAGGGATATGGGCTCGTCGAACACCAGTCCAGCACCACTACGCCGACACTCAGTAAGTACCAGCTCACCGAACTAGGCCGGACGTTGATCGAGCCCATCGAGGTCCTCACGGAATGGGCCCGAATGCACGGCGAAGCCGTCGCCGACTTCCAAGAGTCCGAACAGGCTCGACCCCTTGGTGAACAGCGTTGA